tgatttgcttcatcaaccTTTGTAGAAAGCTCCTCTTGATCTAACTCCACATCActcagcttcttggtggccagcctataaagtttctcaCGCTTCTTGGAAACTTTGTACAACTTagcataggctgtatggatgtcatcttgttcatccattttctcaaacttagactccaccaagtcctcttcttcatctacCTCTTCGATAATACCCTCAGTAGGATTTACTATGACAGTGAAGGCTTTCAAGATTCCCTCGTCATCATTGTCATCAAAATCATCTCCaggctcggtgtcactcaaggtagcaacaagggccttgcttttcccaacagtcttgagatatgttggacattcttatttcatatgtccaaaaccttgacatccaaagcactttggtccgTAGGGAACAATGAACTGACCGCCTTCCTTAACATCCTTCTTCCCTCTATCTTGGCTCTTGAATTGTGAAGAACTGGATTACTTTTGGTCCTTGTCGAATCCTTTTGCATTGGTATTcatcataaacttcttgaattgcctagtgatgtaggattTTATCTTCGAATCTTCATTATCAGAAGACTTATTGGTATCATTGCTTTTGGCCTTTAGTGCCATGCTCATACTCTTGCTCAATTTCCCAATCctagtcaaacccaattcatagatttgcaagttgccaaccagctttgtcaaaggaattttgtcaatatccttcaattcttcaatagcagtgatcttggcatagAATCTCTTTGGTAGAGATTTGAGCACCTTTCTTATAACCTTGGGTTCAGGAATAGTTTCCTAAGATATAAAGCAGAGTTAACTATGTCCTTtaacttggcatagaactcgTCAAACGattcatcctcctccatcttaatctcttcaaagctcgtACTAAGCCTTTGAAGATTTAAATCCTTGACAACCTTAGTcccttcataggttgtttggaggatagtccatgcttccttagcagtttcagtagaggatatcttcttgaattcctcattggtgaccacactgaataaagcattcaatgctctgTTATTGAAGTTTTCCgctttgatcttggcatcatcccaattAGCTTACGCTTCCTTTGGTTTGGTTCAGCtaatctccacagcttgccaaaCCTTTTCATCTAAAGACTACAGGAAAGCTCTCATACgaactttctagtatgcatagttagtgccataaaataaaagaggtaTAAAGAGATTGTcctttatccatgacaaacaggggtcaatggatcacacaacaaagattaaccctaatcagagcgTGCCCACTCTAATActacttgataggccaagaatgtattgactcatttggaaaaattaatcaattaattaaccaagtgaattaattagattcaattacatgcaataagcgtggtaacacaaacaaatcaccaactaagttaaatgcagtggaaaataaatttgacacaggtgatttgtttacgaatgaggaaaaccaccgaggcaaaaccccaccgagtgaatttaaggtcaccacttctgagaatccactattatcaaaacaaacggttataagtaaaaggaatcacagtacctaataccaacctacaattgaacccttaccccaatacccaattggacttgtaatgtagtgataatctctgctttcaatgcacggctcccagtacatgactaaccaatcgatgcatggatccaagtacgtgactaacacaccaacatgaggaagatgatggctgtaaagttcttcaattcatccaacgatgaagatcaaaaagCTCCTTAGTTAGAAAACCCTTGACGTAAAGACACAGTAGCTTCTACAaggaatatgatgaactagggtaaattTTGTCGCCGGTGACAATTTGCATGCACAATCAatttgcattgagttgcatcacTTTACATcacctttgatggcccttaaaacagttcttatatatgtctagggttgtgagaaaagaaactctacaTAAATACACTTGGATATGTGTGAAATCAGATCTAGAaatttgaatttcgtaattcttgacAGAGCTGTTGTCAAGCTTCAGcattaaacctcaatagatatgAATTTGTCAagttatctgtcgagctttaatgaatagcacttcttcacttgtttcttggacagatttgcatggtttcaatactagacttgaactcttgttccttgaagtactaaacacatcctagatttacctaattacaagtaaagtgcattttgtcaaaagattagccaattcaCATAACATAAGTTTCTAACAAGTctcacatatgttctaacagactctctccctttctctctctctcccttcaatTTATGGATTAGTTGAATTAAAGAAAACCCAATAGTAGATGGAACCAATGTGCAATTTTGTAATTACACAAAAGTTGTTATTGACAAGGAAACTAATAAAAGTTAGGCGAAAACACTATTTGGGCCCCTATGTTTTGGAGTTacaattaatttggtccctatttTGGTAgcggtcaatttggtccttattattttcaatttacaatTAATTTGATTCCTGTCAATAATTCACTAACAGAAAATGACAATGTGGCAAATAGATTGCATAATTGGCATTAGTTGAAGGTGACCTAGCCCAACCGCATCAACTAAATATCCAGGTCAGATCcactttagaaaaaattgacaGAATTAAGTATTCTCTCCGTTACTCATTTGACCCCTTTTACCTTCTCTCTCCAAAATCAATCACAgtctttttcctctcttctcaCTTCTCACTTTCATCTCTTCCTTTACCTTCGTTGCCCAAAAATTCTTCATCCCCTTCGCTGCTCCAAATGACATAATATTTCTAGCAACGAAACTTAGAGGTTGTTTGGATgagtgagttttgagtgatatgatCTTGCTTTCATCACTCATTATCCAAAATTTGTGGGACCCACGAAAAACATTTTGTTTGGGCACCATCACTCATGTTTGGTCATCCGATTTTGGTGATTCTATTACTCAaaaaactgagtgatgaagaccaaaaatgaaaatacattTTCCTTGTTTTCAAAACTCATCATCCATGACTCAGTGGCAGTTCCGTAATAAGCTGTCTCATTGGGCCCCATTCGACCAGTGCATTGTCCCATCCATCTGACCATTGGAGCTTCCCCTGTTACTCTgcatttctccaaaaaaattttcctaaaaaatttcCCTCTTCTCACTTCCCTCTTTTCACTTCCCTCTCATTTTCACTTCCCTCCTCATCCCCAGCGAGGTAGCTCCATGGCACCACAGTCCGTGTTCGAAGATTGAACCAGGCCTAAGAAGATCGTCCGTGTTTGAAGAACAACGCCTCATCGAAGCTCTGAACCAGGCCGGAATCTTCACCGGCGAGTGTAGCTCTCTGTCACCGTGTCCATACCTTTCTCTCCCTTTCCCAGGTGCAATATTATCTCCCAGGTGCagtaaatctctctctctccctctccattTTCCATGTCCCTGGTctggtttgggttttttgttggATGTGAAAGGGGTTTTTGATTTAAAGTACTGATGTTGGTTGTGGCTTGTGAGACATGTTGATTGAATTCTTCTCATATGgatttttagggaaaatttgTATTATCTTACTCTAATACCATAGGTCCAAAACAGAGCatgtaagtgaaaaaaaaaaaaaaaatcatttgtatTATACTCTTTACAACATATAGAATGAGCCGTTATTTAGATTATTTGGACAGCTTgtttttttcaaactatatttagTCTTAAGTGAAATTTGTCTTGAAGATTTTGTGATTGGAAGCCTAGAATGCAGGAGTTTATATACATTGTTAGATgcattttatccaaaaaatcaaatcaaaaNNNNNNNNNNNNNNNNNNNNaaaaaaaaaaaaaaaaaaaaaaaaaaaacaaataatcattTGTATTATACTCTTAACAACGTATAGAATGAGCTATTATTTAGATTATTTGGATGGCTTgtttttttcaaactatatttagTCTTAAGTgaaatttttcttgaagattttgtGATTGGAAGCCTAATGCAGGAGTTTATAtacattgttatttttattagatgcattttatccaaaaaaaaaaacaacgtaTGACCATAGCAGACTTAGAAGTACTAATTTAAAGGGCCGGGTAATGCAAATGAGCAATATTCATGGGGTTAAGCTTACCATTCTGCCTTGAAGAGAAAtatgtgatttttcttttttcacctcCATTCTAATTAGTGCAGCATGTTTTAGTTGATTTTATCTGCAAATTATGTCACTAGCAGTAGGCAGTATCTTTTCCTTTGATTTCTTTACATTTTAGTACTACAGTTGATTGTGAAACTGGCACTTGaagaattatgaaataaattgCTGTCTAAATAGgtttttctttatcttcttcacTTAAGTTGAGTGGTTGGTTAGAGATTCAAGTGGCCAATTCATAGAACTATGAATATACAAATATTAACATATGCAATTGTATTGGGAAACTTGTATTAGATGGCACAAGAAACACAGGATGTTGACGAGAAAAATGGCCTCCCCACATTGAACATCTTTTCATTGACCTCATGGTCGATGAACAACAAAAGGGGAACATGAAACATGGTGTCTTTAAGCCCAAAGTTTGGTTATCAATTACGAAAATCCTAAATGAGCAAACTGGGAAGAGTTTCACTCCTAAGCAAGTGAAAGATAAGCATAATAGGCTTaggcaaaaacaaagaaagtggGGCTAGCTTTTAAGGCATACTGGGTTGGGGTGGGATGAGACAACCTAAACGGTGACTGCTTCTGATGAGGTGTGGGCTAACGTGATTGCGGTATGTTATATTTACTATCCTAAttctttgtatatttgtttgtaattttctatttcatATTAGCATGATTTTGATGTATATATTGTCATTTCAGGGGGATAATAAGGCAGCTGCATTACGGAAGAAAAGGTGTCTAATTATGAGAAGCTTAAGCAACTTTTTGCCCCTAATACTGCAACTGGTTCCCTTTAAATTTCCTTAAACACGCCAGCCCTAGATAGTGATGAAGAGCGTGTCCTGAAAGAGGAACTTGCCAATGAGGCACGTGAGGCACATCGTACCCAgttggatgatgatgattgcTACAATCCAAACATGGAGGGCGTAACCTAAGATGATCCCACTGTTGATGAGCAAACCCAACACGTGGACAAACGTCCCATGGAAGAGCCTACTACCAAGGGGAAGAAGGTTGCCAAGAAGAATGATAGGGCTAGTGAGATGACCATGGCTCTTCAAAGCCCAACCCAATATCCAACCCAAAGctcatattttctattattttcaatGTGAGACTCAAGGATTTTCACCACTTATAATAACATCTTCAAATGAATATAGAacatatcaatttcttattcactccatgctatttttttaacaGTTCTAACATAAagacacaccacaactccactcaaaagttatagttagcttatatatatatatatatatatatatatagagagagagagagagagagagagagagagttgtcaaatttatttctttaacaTCTGTCATTTGGTAATTAGATATAGCATAAAGCGACTTTTTATCCTCAATTCAATTCTACCATCCGATCCACATGATTCTCTCTTTGATCCTATATGAGATTTTGACTTTGACAATCTTGGTGTGAACCAATGGTGGACCAAACCAAAGTTGACCTTTAGGTTTCAAATACTAATTGATTACATTAAATGAAGGTGGGCCACCCATTGGTGCCTTTGCTTTTTCCACCCATTGGTGTTGATTTTGCTTTTTGAGTCCGGTTAGATACCACCTTTCATAACATATTTAAATCATGATAAAAGTAAacatcatatttatttttttatgaaaataaacaTCAATTATAAGCCatataattcataaaaaaaaaaaaaaaatagaagccaTATAAATATGATGTTTACAATGATGTAAACATCATATTTATAAGGCTTATAATTGATTTACTAATTACAATAGGTGGCATCAATAGTTGGAAAAAATATTGTAcacctagattttttttttttttttgggttattgactattttttttttttgctgcttAAAGTGGaggattaggttttttttttttttttttgccatttattctcaaaaaaggttttttgtttttgttttttatcaccttattaatttattttcacatatacTTCCTCTTAAGGACCCACTTCTTAATTATACATTGCAATATCAGAGAAGCTATGTGAAACCCAAAAGAAGAAGACTTTGAACTTTCTAAGAACCATATTGGAGATTGCGGTCAAACATTTCACATTGCaatatcttaaaaaatttgtaagaaaccaaaaatatctaaagacTGAGCTTTCCAAGCAAAACTTTGTGTGTCCTTATAAAAGATTCGGGCTTACTGTGAAttcgtgattttttttttaagtggatAGTAAATTCATGTTGTGGGgacaaaaaatagtaaataataaatttagaatcacaaaatattttaaaatgttgaaATGACAAGttgtcaataaaaataataaaatataatattaataatagtataaattagaactaataataatgtaataaattGTAATTGGAACACCATCAAatgatacaaaataaaaaagaaaagagaagtatAGGATACTTCTTAAGAAAAAAGATCATGACTTctcaccaaaaataataataataataataatggcgACGACGATAATGACGACGACAGCATAAAGAATAGTGGAGTCAAGTGGGCCAGATAAAAAGCGAGAGCAGGGCCAAGTTAAAATCTCTATTGGCTACAGCATTTTCCGACTTTAATCTCTTCTTTAATCACTTCTTTCATCAAGCAGTTGCCATTTGCTCTTTCAATACTCTTGTGTTAACCAAACAAATTTCCATTTCCAACTTCCAACTATGGCTTGGGCTCTTGTATCTGCTATCAAGGACCAGCTTAGTTCTTTCATTGCTTCAGAGTTCTCGTCGATTGCAAATGTCAAGGGAGAAGTGCAAAAGCTTGAAAGCAAATTCCACACCGTCCAAGCAATGCTCAATGATGCAGAGAAACGGCAAGTGAAGGAGGAAGCTGTGAAGCTTTGGCTAGATAAACTCAAAGATGTATCCTACCTGATGGACAACGTGTTGGATGAGTGGAACACTGCCATGATCAAAGCAGAGATTgagaaacaacaaaaagaattcggagaaaaagaaaaagctgaaACTAGTGCCGCTAAGAAGAGGAAGGTATGGCCCCTCATCTCAGTTCCTACTCTTTTTCAGCATCGTGATATTGCTCATAAGATAAAAGAACTTAACCAAAAATTAAACGAGATtgacagagagggagagatgtACAAGTTTGCATTGACTAGGGAAAATGAAGAAGTTGAGAGACCAAAAACAACTTCCTTTGTTGATGAGTCTGAAATTCTTGGTCGTGATAAAGTTAGGGATGATCTAGTGAGCATCCTATTGGGCAAGGGTAGTGAAGAAGTAAGAAACCCCCATGTCATCTCTTTAGTGGGCATGGGTGGTATTGGAAAAACTACTCTTGCCCAACTAGCCTATAATGATAATGAGGTGAAGGAACATTTTGAGATAAAagtgtgggtttgtgtttctgaCCCTTTCGATCAGTGCAAGGTGGCCAAAGAAATCCTTGAATCTATTGAACATCAATGCCCCAACTTGACTGCATTGCAAAGTCTATTGGATAGAATTTGCAATAAAGTTAGGGGAAAGAAGTTTCTTCTTGTCTTTGATGATGTGTGGACGGAAGACTCCACAATGTGGGAGCCATTCAGAATTGCACTAAAATTTGTTGCTCAAGGCAGTAAAATTATAGTCACCACACGTAAAAGCAGAGTTGCGGAGATTATGGGAAGTGCGAGCATGTTTAATTTGGAGGTATTGTCtaaagaagattgttggttggtgtttagaaaaatagcattttttaatAGGGATCCTAGGCAATGTGAGCAACTAGAAGGCATCAGTAGACAAATAGTAGAAAAATGCAAAGGCTTGCCACTTGCTGCAAAGACTCTAGGGAGTCTAATGCGGTTCAAGAGAAGTATAGAAGAATGGAGGAGAGTTTTGGATAGCAATTTGTGGGAATTAGAAGTTGGGGAAATAGAAAGTCTTTATGCACCGTTGTTACTGAGTTATTATGATTTATCCTCACCATTGAAACGGTGCTTCTCATTTTGCGCTCTTTTTCCGAAAGATTATGTCTTTTCTAGTGTTGAGTTGGTATATATGTGGATGGCACAAGGATATATCAAGTCGAAGGTAAATATGGGTATAGAAATCATTGCTAGAGAGTACTTTGAAAATTTAGCCATACGATCTTTCTTCCAAGATTTTGAGAAAGATGAAGATAATGACCAGATAATAAGGTGCAAAATGCATGACATAGTGCATGACTTTGCACAATTAATATCAAAAAATGAATGCTTCACAATCAATAGTGACATAGACTTGGGAGTAGATCATTGCTAGAGAGTACTTTGAAAATTTAGCCATACGATCTTTCTTCCAAGATTTTGAGAAAGATGAAGATAATGACCAGATAATAAGGTGCAAAATGCATGACATAGTGCATGACTTTGCACAATTAATATCAAAAAATGAATGCTTCACAATCAATAGTGACATAGACTTGGGAGTAGATTATAAAAATGCCCGCcatttgcatttaaaaaatctgaaaaatgcCAAATTTCTTGAGTCCATTTTTAGTGCAAAAAATTTACGCACCCTCATTTTTGTACTTGAAGGTGGTTTTAACTTATTTACTTTATCCCAACATTTTAGATGTTTACGGGTATTAACTTTGGATTGTGGATATTATAGTATGTTAGCGGAACTTCCAAATGCAGTGGGAAATTTCATACATTTGAGGTATCGCTATTTAGTCAATTATTATGGAGATGCATTGCCTGAAACCATTTGTAATCTTTGCAATTTACAAATTTTGCATATTGAATTTGCTGGTAGGTTACTAAAATTGCCACAAGGGAtggataaattaattaacctaAGACATTTTAAGTTGGATTGCAAAACCATTGGGTATCCAACTATAAATTTTGCAAGAGGGTTTGGGAGATTGACTTCTCTTAGAACATTAAAGTATTTCAGCGTAAATGGTGAGGATGATACCCAAAGATGTAAATTGAGAGAACTAAGAAATTTGGACCACCTTCAAGGGACTCTTCAAATAAATGGGTTGGGGAACGAGGTAGATCAATGTGAGGCCACGAATGCACaactgaagaagaagataaaccTTCTTACTTTGGAGCTATTGTTTCACCTATACAAATGGGATCCTAAGGAAATAACAAGGGGGATGGATGAATTAGTTTTGAATGCCTTAGAGCCACCTCCTAACTTggaaaatttaagcattctttACTACAAGGGACCGACAATGTCTCAATGGATGGTGTCCTTGACCAATTTGAAAAAGCTTCTTTTTGAGCATTTATTTATAGAGCATTTGCCTCCTCCAGGGAAACTTCCGGTCCTCGAATCATTGAAAATAGGGAAGATTAATAGATTGAAAAAGTTAGGGGTTGAATTTATGGGAATAGAAGAATCCGAAAAGAAGGAGAAAGACGATATATTAATAACGCTATTCCCAAATTTGATATACCTCAAATTTTCCGAATTAATAGAGTGGGAAGAATGGAATGGGattggaggagaagaagaagaagactacTGTACCAGAAGATTCGCTATAATGCCACGTCTTCAACATTTGAGTATCTGGGGTTGCCCAAAGTTAAAGTCGCTACCGAACTTCCTTCGTATAACTCCATTACAGGAATTGACAATGTATATATGTCCAATTCTGGAGGAACGCTACAAAATAGGGACAGGAGAGGATTGGCCCAAGATTTCCCATATCCCTAATATCGACTTTCATCCATTTAGCCCGGTAACTTCTTCTaacgcttcttcttcttcttctccttggtcttcttcttttattttgcaatatatcaatattaaattaataaaaatgttacTTTTCTACCAAAATTTCccactgggaaaaaaaaaaaaacactagttGATGAATTTATCTGGTTCTCAGACATTTGAATTAGGCGATTTATTGTTTAGATTGGGTTATTTTGTGATTTATCTAAAATTGCTTAATAAATATCCAAAtgaatatctttaaaaatctcattcattTGCATATGTATAGACAGAAAATAGCTCCAATGTCTACCTCCTTCTATTTCGTTTACGGTTTTCCTCATTTTCTTGAATTAAAATGGTTCCTGTGATCTCTGTCTTGcacatcttcttttattttgctGAATATATCTATTAATATTCTATTCGACTACCAACTAGTCccacaaattaaatatttaataccAACTTTAGTTAGATTATGAGTAATTTGAATTAGGCGATTTGTATTTTGCCGTATTCTCATAACTAGCAAAGCATGTGGttctttctcaaacaaaaaaaaaaaaaagaagcatgtGGTTGCTTATATTCAATCATCTTGTGATATATCTAAAATTGTCAACAAATCTTGCTCATTTGCATATAGATAAAACAACTCCAATTGCTCTCGCTAATTTCCTTCCGTTTGGGCATGTAGACTAATTTGAAATAactgttaggatatatgtgatttaatgttaggaacatatgtcaaattagaattgcctaatcctttgacaaaatgcattttacttgtaattgggtagatc
This genomic stretch from Quercus lobata isolate SW786 chromosome 3, ValleyOak3.0 Primary Assembly, whole genome shotgun sequence harbors:
- the LOC115980287 gene encoding putative disease resistance protein RGA1 translates to MLAELPNAVGNFIHLRYRYLVNYYGDALPETICNLCNLQILHIEFAGRLLKLPQGMDKLINLRHFKLDCKTIGYPTINFARGFGRLTSLRTLKYFSVNGEDDTQRCKLRELRNLDHLQGTLQINGLGNEVDQCEATNAQLKKKINLLTLELLFHLYKWDPKEITRGMDELVLNALEPPPNLENLSILYYKGPTMSQWMVSLTNLKKLLFEHLFIEHLPPPGKLPVLESLKIGKINRLKKLGVEFMGIEESEKKEKDDILITLFPNLIYLKFSELIEWEEWNGIGGEEEEDYCTRRFAIMPRLQHLSIWGCPKLKSLPNFLRITPLQELTMYICPILEERYKIGTGEDWPKISHIPNIDFHPFSPTENSSNVYLLLFRLRFSSFS
- the LOC115980286 gene encoding putative disease resistance protein RGA3, whose protein sequence is MAWALVSAIKDQLSSFIASEFSSIANVKGEVQKLESKFHTVQAMLNDAEKRQVKEEAVKLWLDKLKDVSYLMDNVLDEWNTAMIKAEIEKQQKEFGEKEKAETSAAKKRKVWPLISVPTLFQHRDIAHKIKELNQKLNEIDREGEMYKFALTRENEEVERPKTTSFVDESEILGRDKVRDDLVSILLGKGSEEVRNPHVISLVGMGGIGKTTLAQLAYNDNEVKEHFEIKVWVCVSDPFDQCKVAKEILESIEHQCPNLTALQSLLDRICNKVRGKKFLLVFDDVWTEDSTMWEPFRIALKFVAQGSKIIVTTRKSRVAEIMGSASMFNLEVLSKEDCWLVFRKIAFFNRDPRQCEQLEGISRQIVEKCKGLPLAAKTLGSLMRFKRSIEEWRRVLDSNLWELEVGEIESLYAPLLLSYYDLSSPLKRCFSFCALFPKDYVFSSVELVYMWMAQGYIKSKVNMGIEIIAREYFENLAIRSFFQDFEKDEDNDQIIRCKMHDIVHDFAQLISKNECFTINSDIDLGVDHC